A window from Planctomycetota bacterium encodes these proteins:
- a CDS encoding 3-oxoacyl-[acyl-carrier-protein] synthase III C-terminal domain-containing protein: MARIVSVATALPSHVLRQDEARRRCEEVYGEREELARLLSLFERSGVERRHFAFPPEYHLAGRSFEERNDDFVRGAVDLAERAARECLRRAGVEPKEVDQLFLVTTTGLATPSLDALLAGRLGLRPDVRRSPLFGLGCAGGAGALIRADEILKAEPARRALVVAVELAGQVFSPRADRPVDVVGAALFGDGAAAVLLQGAGGGPRIRAARSMLFEGTERLMGWRFTSDGMRLVLSPEVTDLVRHRFGPAVGDLLAEAGWTRGDVGYWILHPGGRKILEAYREALDLSEEALAWSRRSLAEVGNLSSAAVLFVLADVIAKGRPGPGDRGVLAALGPGFGAELLALEWSA; encoded by the coding sequence ATGGCGCGCATCGTCTCCGTGGCCACGGCGCTTCCCTCGCACGTCCTCCGCCAGGACGAGGCTCGCCGCCGATGCGAGGAAGTCTACGGGGAGCGGGAGGAACTTGCGCGGCTGCTGAGCCTCTTCGAGCGATCCGGGGTCGAGCGTCGGCACTTCGCCTTTCCTCCGGAGTACCACCTGGCCGGGCGGTCGTTCGAGGAGCGCAATGACGACTTCGTGCGCGGAGCCGTGGACCTGGCGGAGCGGGCCGCCCGCGAATGCCTGCGGCGCGCGGGGGTTGAGCCGAAGGAGGTGGATCAGCTTTTTCTCGTCACCACGACCGGGCTGGCGACGCCGAGCCTGGATGCGCTTCTGGCGGGGCGGCTGGGGCTTCGGCCGGACGTCCGCCGGTCGCCCCTGTTCGGGCTGGGTTGCGCCGGCGGGGCGGGGGCGCTCATTCGCGCGGACGAGATCCTGAAGGCGGAGCCCGCCCGGCGTGCGCTCGTCGTGGCGGTGGAGCTGGCGGGGCAGGTGTTTTCTCCCAGGGCGGACCGGCCCGTGGACGTGGTGGGGGCGGCGCTTTTCGGGGACGGTGCGGCGGCGGTGCTTCTTCAAGGAGCGGGCGGCGGGCCGCGCATCCGGGCGGCCCGTTCGATGCTGTTCGAGGGGACGGAGCGCCTCATGGGCTGGCGCTTCACGTCGGACGGGATGAGGCTCGTTCTGTCCCCGGAGGTGACCGACCTGGTGCGGCACCGCTTCGGACCGGCGGTCGGAGATCTCCTGGCGGAGGCGGGCTGGACGCGGGGCGACGTCGGCTATTGGATTCTCCATCCGGGCGGACGCAAAATTCTGGAGGCGTATCGGGAGGCCTTGGACCTTTCCGAGGAGGCGCTCGCCTGGTCGCGACGGTCTCTGGCCGAGGTGGGAAACCTCTCGAGCGCCGCGGTGCTTTTCGTCCTGGCGGACGTGATCGCGAAAGGCCGTCCCGGGCCGGGCGACCGGGGGGTTCTGGCGGCGCTGGGGCCGGGTTTCGGCGCGGAGCTTCTGGCGCTGGAGTGGAGCGCGTGA
- a CDS encoding methyltransferase domain-containing protein — protein sequence MKRSREPELLDRETPPPDMLRRVNGYLRFVNRRLGGLAPFVRFFERVPGPVTVLDVGAGSGDLARDLAERVPGVRPVALDRSEAMLALGGRDLPRVRGDARRLPFRDRAVDYVISNLFLHHLSEEEVVAVLRECDRVARRGIVMNDLRRAWGGYFWIRLFTLGANPYVKVDGPLSVRRAFTPEEAEALARRAGLEWLRVERQPGYRWTLSGERT from the coding sequence ATGAAGCGCTCGCGGGAGCCGGAGCTTCTGGACCGGGAGACGCCGCCGCCCGACATGCTGCGGCGGGTGAACGGCTATCTGAGGTTCGTCAACCGTCGGCTGGGAGGGCTGGCGCCGTTCGTTCGTTTCTTCGAGCGGGTTCCGGGTCCCGTCACCGTTCTGGACGTGGGAGCCGGGAGCGGCGACCTGGCGCGGGACCTGGCGGAGCGGGTTCCCGGGGTGCGGCCGGTGGCGCTGGATCGTTCGGAGGCGATGCTCGCGCTGGGAGGGCGGGATCTCCCGCGGGTCCGGGGCGATGCGCGCCGGCTTCCCTTCCGGGATCGCGCGGTGGACTACGTGATTTCGAACCTTTTTCTCCATCACCTCTCGGAGGAGGAGGTCGTGGCGGTCCTGCGGGAGTGCGACCGCGTGGCCCGCCGGGGGATCGTGATGAACGATCTGCGGCGCGCGTGGGGCGGCTATTTCTGGATCCGGCTTTTCACGCTCGGGGCCAATCCGTACGTCAAGGTGGACGGGCCGCTTTCGGTGCGGCGCGCGTTCACGCCGGAGGAGGCGGAGGCGCTGGCGCGCCGGGCGGGGCTGGAGTGGCTGCGGGTGGAGCGAC
- a CDS encoding FAD-dependent monooxygenase, which yields MIYDAVVVGGSVAGAAAAIELARRGARVALVEKARFPRPKACGEGLLPHGVAALEALGLEAPGPRVRGIRFVSPSGITAEADFPGGPGRVVRRERFDALMFRAAAATPGVSAFEGTPYDPARFRGRWVVGADGLRSQFHRRPEFAAAAPAVRRAGLTGHVKGLAVDPDRVEVILHETGEVYLAPSEGEEALAACLFRKGCAPPGRSNEERLVHALLSLEVLEGRIRGLAVAGPVLAAAPLGLRVGAAAAGETLLVGDAAGAPDPVTGEGMSLALLSARAAAEAIVAGRPGEYERTRRRLAAGSEWLGRWMLRVARYPSVADRVIENLVGAPELFRKLLAIATGVAREGDLTLLERARLLV from the coding sequence GTGATCTACGACGCGGTCGTCGTCGGGGGGAGCGTCGCGGGCGCGGCTGCGGCGATCGAGCTGGCGCGGCGGGGCGCCCGCGTGGCGCTCGTGGAAAAGGCGCGGTTTCCGCGTCCCAAGGCCTGCGGAGAGGGCCTTCTTCCGCACGGAGTCGCGGCGCTCGAGGCCCTGGGTCTGGAGGCTCCCGGGCCGAGGGTGCGGGGGATCCGCTTCGTTTCCCCCTCCGGCATCACGGCGGAGGCGGATTTCCCGGGCGGCCCGGGGCGTGTGGTCCGACGCGAACGGTTCGACGCGCTGATGTTCCGGGCGGCGGCCGCGACTCCCGGAGTGTCGGCCTTCGAGGGGACGCCGTACGATCCGGCGCGGTTTCGGGGGCGCTGGGTGGTGGGCGCGGACGGACTTCGCTCGCAGTTCCACCGGCGGCCCGAATTCGCCGCCGCGGCGCCGGCCGTGCGGCGGGCGGGCCTGACCGGCCATGTGAAGGGACTGGCCGTGGACCCCGACCGCGTGGAAGTGATTCTTCATGAGACGGGCGAGGTGTATCTGGCTCCCTCGGAGGGGGAGGAGGCGCTCGCGGCCTGCCTTTTCCGGAAGGGCTGCGCTCCGCCGGGCCGGTCGAACGAGGAGCGCCTGGTGCATGCGCTTCTCTCGCTCGAGGTGCTCGAGGGGAGAATCCGCGGGCTGGCGGTCGCGGGGCCGGTGCTGGCGGCGGCGCCGCTGGGATTGCGCGTGGGGGCGGCGGCGGCGGGGGAGACGCTTCTCGTGGGGGATGCGGCGGGCGCGCCGGATCCCGTGACGGGCGAGGGCATGTCGCTGGCGCTGCTTTCGGCGCGGGCGGCCGCGGAGGCGATCGTCGCGGGCCGGCCCGGGGAATACGAACGGACGCGCCGCCGGCTGGCCGCCGGATCGGAGTGGCTGGGCCGGTGGATGCTGCGCGTCGCCCGGTATCCTTCGGTGGCGGACCGCGTGATCGAGAATCTCGTCGGCGCGCCGGAGCTTTTCCGCAAGCTCCTGGCGATCGCCACCGGCGTCGCGCGGGAAGGGGACCTGACCCTCCTGGAACGGGCGCGGCTTCTCGTATGA